Proteins encoded together in one Planifilum fimeticola window:
- a CDS encoding HD family phosphohydrolase, producing MKPKVKQISASRKQSPMASGWRSSTWVRFAFYALIGIVSYFLLLNPVLPKQYDLKPGSVSPETIVAPVTKIDQKATEQVRQEAAQSVPLQYRKDEQITSRQMDRLERIYDQIRGKATESVSEKEKIEQLRALIPAMSDDFYKTMVRIPEKEIPELRSVSRDVLQQVLSEGVRPAQLVQKREQAGRLLEESYSRGKARDAAGELVRALIVPNVVVDKTLTDALRETARESVKPVIIQKGDVIVAAGEVVTEEKIRELKELGLLRHNLNYRFYSGLSLFLLIWLALLYVCVQRFHPELHADNSKVLMMAAVFVLNLLAMKVVSLGQDLEWSTVGYCAPFAFGTMLIALLLDTRLAIWFGVLFSLAAGIFFNDERLLLFDYRYGLVALVSGTAGALALAGVRNRPSILRAGLFASFAATAAIVALHLLVPAEGDLRVFLQSVGFGLLSGVISAVLTIGFLSLFETIFDILSPLRLLELSNPNHPLLRKLLVEAPGTYHHSVMVANLAESAAEAIGADGLLARVGSYYHDIGKLKRPQFYIENQMQMENPHDKISPHLSKTIILSHPRDGVEMLEAYRIPKPIRDIAAQHHGTTLLKYFYLKAKEISGDSQVLEEDFRYPGPKAQFKEAAIVGIADSIEAAVRSLSRPTPGRIESIVRKVIQDRLEDGQFNECDLTLKELEMIGRSMCETLQGIFHARIEYPEEVSGKGKDVKNGVVG from the coding sequence ATGAAACCAAAGGTCAAGCAGATCTCCGCCAGCCGGAAGCAATCGCCCATGGCGTCCGGCTGGCGTTCAAGCACATGGGTGCGGTTTGCCTTTTATGCGTTGATCGGGATTGTCAGCTATTTTTTATTGCTCAATCCGGTCCTGCCGAAGCAATACGATCTCAAGCCCGGCTCGGTCAGCCCGGAAACGATCGTGGCGCCGGTGACAAAGATCGATCAGAAGGCGACGGAACAGGTCCGCCAGGAGGCGGCCCAGTCCGTTCCCTTGCAATATCGCAAAGACGAGCAGATCACCAGCCGTCAGATGGATCGGCTGGAACGGATTTATGATCAAATCCGGGGAAAAGCGACTGAATCCGTCTCCGAGAAGGAGAAAATCGAACAGCTCCGCGCGCTGATCCCCGCCATGTCCGACGATTTCTACAAGACCATGGTGCGGATCCCGGAAAAGGAGATCCCCGAACTGCGTTCCGTCAGCCGGGACGTTCTCCAGCAGGTGTTGTCGGAGGGCGTTCGCCCCGCCCAACTGGTTCAGAAACGGGAGCAGGCCGGCCGGCTGCTGGAGGAGTCCTATTCCCGGGGAAAGGCCCGTGATGCGGCTGGGGAACTGGTGCGCGCCCTGATCGTCCCCAACGTGGTCGTCGACAAGACGTTGACCGATGCCCTGCGGGAGACGGCCCGGGAGAGCGTCAAACCCGTGATCATTCAGAAGGGCGACGTGATTGTCGCCGCCGGAGAAGTGGTGACCGAAGAGAAGATCCGGGAATTGAAGGAATTGGGTCTGCTCAGGCACAATCTCAATTATAGGTTTTACTCGGGTCTGAGCCTTTTTCTGCTGATCTGGCTCGCCCTGCTTTACGTTTGCGTCCAGCGTTTTCATCCGGAGCTTCACGCCGACAACAGCAAAGTGTTGATGATGGCGGCGGTGTTCGTCCTCAACCTGCTGGCGATGAAGGTCGTTTCCCTGGGTCAGGATCTGGAATGGAGCACGGTGGGCTATTGCGCCCCCTTTGCCTTCGGGACGATGTTGATCGCCCTGCTTTTGGACACTCGTCTGGCCATATGGTTCGGCGTTCTGTTCAGCTTGGCGGCAGGGATTTTCTTCAACGATGAACGGCTCCTGCTTTTCGATTACCGATACGGTTTGGTCGCCTTGGTCAGCGGAACAGCAGGCGCCTTGGCCTTGGCTGGGGTGCGCAACCGACCCTCCATTCTCCGGGCGGGCCTGTTCGCGTCATTTGCCGCAACGGCGGCCATCGTGGCGCTGCACTTGCTCGTGCCGGCGGAGGGAGATCTGAGGGTGTTCCTCCAATCCGTCGGTTTTGGTCTTCTCTCCGGCGTGATATCGGCCGTGTTGACCATCGGTTTCCTGTCGCTGTTTGAAACAATCTTCGACATTCTCTCGCCGCTGCGCCTGTTGGAGCTTTCCAATCCCAACCACCCCCTTTTGCGCAAGCTGCTGGTGGAGGCGCCGGGAACCTATCACCATTCCGTCATGGTGGCCAACCTGGCGGAATCGGCGGCGGAGGCGATCGGGGCCGACGGCCTTTTGGCCCGGGTGGGTTCGTATTACCATGATATCGGCAAGCTCAAAAGGCCGCAGTTTTACATCGAAAACCAGATGCAGATGGAAAATCCCCACGATAAAATTTCCCCCCACCTGAGCAAGACGATTATCCTGTCCCATCCCAGGGATGGAGTGGAGATGCTGGAAGCGTATCGCATTCCCAAGCCGATCCGGGATATCGCCGCCCAGCATCACGGCACGACGCTGCTCAAGTATTTCTACCTCAAGGCGAAGGAGATAAGCGGCGACAGTCAGGTGTTGGAGGAGGATTTCCGCTATCCCGGTCCGAAGGCGCAGTTCAAGGAGGCGGCCATCGTGGGGATTGCCGATTCCATCGAAGCGGCGGTGCGCTCCCTGTCCCGTCCTACGCCGGGGCGGATTGAATCCATCGTCCGCAAAGTGATTCAGGATCGCCTGGAGGACGGTCAATTCAATGAGTGCGACTTGACGCTGAAGGAATTGGAAATGATCGGCCGTTCCATGTGTGAAACCCTTCAGGGAATTTTTCACGCACGGATCGAGTATCCCGAGGAGGTATCGGGGAAAGGAAAGGATGTCAAAAATGGGGTTGTCGGTTGA
- a CDS encoding PhoH family protein: protein MSPLSETIKIVLRDAAEALSLFGPHDVFLKRIEAETSAKIVTRGEEMVISGSPEEREILHQLFRVLLALVRKGVHLSERDVVYAHRLAKQGLAEELLELYNEEIGVTYKGKTVRAKTLGQRHYVSAIKKADIVFGIGPAGTGKTFLAVAMGVTALKAHRTKRIVLTRPAVEAGENLGFLPGDLQEKVDPYLRPLYDALYHMLGVEQVSKMMEKGIIEVAPLAYMRGRTLEDAFVILDEAQNTTPEQMKMFLTRLGFGSKMVVTGDVTQVDLPKGKKSGLVEAERILRDIDGIRFIHLTQEDVVRHTLVQKIIDAYARNG from the coding sequence ATGAGTCCTTTGTCCGAAACGATCAAAATCGTGTTGCGTGATGCGGCGGAGGCCCTTTCCCTCTTTGGACCTCATGATGTTTTTCTCAAGCGGATTGAAGCCGAAACCTCCGCAAAAATCGTGACCCGTGGAGAGGAAATGGTGATCAGCGGTTCCCCGGAGGAACGGGAGATTTTGCACCAGCTGTTTCGCGTTCTTCTCGCCCTGGTTCGCAAAGGGGTTCATCTGAGCGAACGGGACGTGGTCTATGCCCACCGGCTGGCCAAGCAGGGTCTGGCGGAGGAACTCCTGGAGTTGTACAACGAGGAGATCGGCGTCACCTACAAAGGGAAGACCGTCCGGGCGAAAACCCTCGGGCAGCGCCATTATGTGTCGGCCATCAAAAAGGCGGACATCGTGTTCGGCATCGGCCCCGCAGGGACGGGAAAGACGTTCCTGGCCGTCGCCATGGGAGTGACCGCCCTGAAAGCCCACCGGACCAAACGGATCGTCCTGACCCGTCCGGCGGTGGAAGCCGGGGAAAACCTCGGTTTTCTTCCCGGGGATCTGCAGGAAAAGGTGGATCCGTACCTCCGCCCCTTGTATGACGCTCTGTATCACATGCTCGGTGTAGAGCAAGTGTCGAAAATGATGGAGAAAGGGATCATCGAGGTGGCTCCATTGGCCTACATGCGGGGGAGGACGCTGGAGGATGCTTTCGTGATCCTGGACGAGGCCCAAAACACCACGCCGGAACAGATGAAGATGTTCCTGACCCGATTGGGTTTCGGCTCGAAAATGGTGGTTACGGGAGACGTCACCCAGGTGGACCTTCCGAAAGGGAAGAAGTCGGGTCTTGTGGAAGCGGAGCGCATCCTTCGCGATATCGATGGAATCCGCTTTATTCACCTGACCCAGGAAGATGTGGTGCGACACACCCTTGTCCAGAAAATCATCGACGCTTATGCACGGAACGGCTGA
- the yqfD gene encoding sporulation protein YqfD: protein MLEFIKGKVTVELSGSRLTPIINEAIQKEIILGDIRFLDEERIRLTVLLPDFFRLVQIVRPSGVRMRILSKQGLPFLLSKMYKRKFFAAGIVLFVFLLTTMSSFVWKVEVEGNERIPEEEILAYAREAGVFPGQLKFRVPESEEIQHRLSMRLPQATWVGFRMEGTRAVITVVEKQEPKEKNERSPGPVHLVARRNALIYDMRVEQGKPVVQVNDMVKKGQLLVSGVYGDSGSERVVGAKGKVWGEVWYDSDVVVPLEQKRKVYTGNRDRGYYPYVASRVIRLPFLYPVPFKNYETVERVHVLRLFKWRLPIGWVEEERLEMKWVKRRMTPEEAIRLGKERARADVRERIGRDGRILMEKVLQPRVDNGKVYMKVHFDVIENIAVSQPILQGE from the coding sequence TTGCTCGAATTCATCAAGGGAAAAGTAACCGTCGAATTGTCCGGCTCCCGGCTTACCCCGATCATCAATGAGGCCATCCAAAAGGAGATCATTCTGGGCGACATCCGTTTTTTGGACGAGGAACGGATACGGCTGACGGTTCTTCTCCCCGATTTTTTCCGTTTGGTGCAAATCGTTCGTCCGAGCGGCGTTCGGATGCGTATTTTGTCCAAGCAGGGCCTCCCCTTTTTGCTCTCCAAAATGTACAAGCGTAAGTTTTTTGCGGCGGGAATTGTCCTCTTCGTCTTTTTGCTGACGACGATGAGTTCCTTCGTCTGGAAGGTGGAGGTGGAGGGAAACGAGCGGATCCCCGAGGAGGAAATCCTGGCGTATGCCCGGGAGGCGGGGGTGTTTCCCGGGCAGCTGAAGTTTCGTGTGCCGGAAAGCGAGGAAATTCAGCACCGTTTGTCCATGCGCCTGCCTCAGGCGACCTGGGTGGGATTTCGCATGGAGGGAACCCGGGCGGTGATCACCGTTGTCGAGAAGCAGGAGCCGAAGGAAAAGAACGAACGTTCTCCGGGGCCGGTACACCTGGTGGCGCGACGGAACGCGCTGATTTATGACATGCGGGTGGAGCAGGGAAAGCCCGTGGTTCAGGTGAACGACATGGTGAAAAAAGGTCAGCTGCTGGTATCCGGAGTCTACGGGGATTCCGGTTCGGAACGGGTGGTCGGCGCCAAGGGAAAGGTGTGGGGGGAGGTTTGGTACGACTCCGATGTGGTGGTTCCCCTGGAACAGAAGCGGAAGGTTTATACCGGCAATCGCGACAGGGGCTATTATCCCTACGTGGCATCACGGGTCATCCGGTTGCCCTTTTTGTATCCCGTTCCCTTCAAGAATTATGAAACGGTCGAACGGGTGCATGTTCTCCGCCTGTTCAAGTGGCGCCTCCCCATCGGATGGGTGGAGGAGGAGCGGTTGGAAATGAAATGGGTCAAGCGCAGGATGACCCCTGAGGAGGCGATTCGTCTGGGGAAAGAGCGGGCCCGGGCGGACGTGAGGGAGCGGATCGGTCGGGACGGGCGCATTTTGATGGAAAAGGTTTTGCAACCCCGCGTAGATAATGGTAAAGTTTATATGAAAGTACACTTCGACGTTATTGAAAATATTGCGGTATCTCAACCGATTCTGCAAGGAGAATGA
- the yqfC gene encoding sporulation protein YqfC, with product MRKGTVNFHRHLARWLDLPPDVTADVPRIQMVGSYQVMVENHRGVDFFSDSEILLKVDGGKIQIRGEKLTIRSIFPEEIRIEGHIVEMRFTE from the coding sequence ATGCGCAAAGGGACCGTCAATTTTCATCGCCACCTCGCCCGATGGCTGGACCTTCCCCCCGATGTGACCGCCGATGTTCCCCGGATACAGATGGTCGGATCCTATCAGGTGATGGTGGAAAACCATCGGGGTGTGGACTTCTTCAGCGATTCCGAGATTCTTCTGAAGGTCGACGGCGGAAAAATTCAAATTCGCGGGGAGAAGTTGACGATTCGCTCGATTTTTCCGGAGGAGATCCGGATTGAGGGTCATATTGTCGAAATGAGGTTCACGGAGTAG
- a CDS encoding alpha/beta-type small acid-soluble spore protein, protein MPRQSNRLLVPGAAQILNQFKEEIAAEFGVTLGPDTTSRGNGSVGGEITKRLVQQAQQGQSQ, encoded by the coding sequence ATGCCGCGTCAGAGCAATCGCCTTCTGGTTCCGGGGGCTGCCCAAATTTTGAACCAGTTCAAGGAAGAAATCGCCGCCGAATTCGGTGTCACTCTCGGTCCCGATACGACGTCCCGAGGAAATGGATCGGTCGGTGGGGAAATCACCAAACGCCTGGTGCAGCAGGCGCAACAGGGTCAATCGCAATGA
- a CDS encoding MFS transporter → MGKALQKLFRQPRFVKLWFSQILQSLANVLLNVSVMVKVYQQTDSVFSSSLVLAVMALGSFFGGILGSKYIHRFPLTRLLTGIEWSRAGLTVLLGLILLHVYSIQLFLTSVVLFVIALIGAWYQPARFALLPLVVSKKEYMKANGMLNMIHQLFLVAGWGLGGIIAAVLPFYSVILLIFISFSLSGECIRRIQLQASLIAAETSKPEPAWRRMIQVPVIRNITSMDLLESLANVVWASAFILAFTHDILGKGSEWWGFINASYWVGGIVGSWMAVMITPFLEKRVGYMIGLSALSMSLLTFFFALNSNAVLALVICMFMGPLYQVREICQETVLQDVISPQERANVMAARNAVLTPWSAMTHLMMGWLADRMDIQSAYILAAILYGLTFLFVAFQPQLKNYQYDVGERKTV, encoded by the coding sequence ATGGGCAAGGCTCTGCAAAAGCTGTTTCGACAGCCCCGATTTGTGAAGCTTTGGTTTTCTCAAATCCTTCAATCCCTCGCCAACGTTCTGCTGAATGTGAGCGTGATGGTAAAAGTTTACCAGCAGACGGATTCCGTATTCAGTTCATCTCTGGTATTGGCCGTCATGGCATTGGGATCGTTTTTCGGAGGAATCCTCGGGTCGAAGTACATCCATCGGTTTCCGCTGACCCGTCTGTTGACCGGGATCGAATGGTCTCGGGCGGGACTGACGGTTCTTTTGGGCCTTATACTGCTCCATGTTTATTCGATACAGCTGTTTCTGACGAGTGTCGTCCTCTTTGTCATCGCGCTGATCGGTGCGTGGTATCAACCCGCCCGCTTTGCGCTGCTTCCCCTGGTCGTGTCCAAAAAAGAGTACATGAAGGCCAACGGAATGCTCAACATGATTCATCAGCTGTTTTTGGTTGCCGGCTGGGGGCTGGGGGGGATCATTGCCGCCGTCCTTCCCTTTTATTCCGTCATCCTGCTGATTTTCATCTCTTTTTCGCTATCCGGTGAGTGCATTCGAAGGATCCAGCTGCAGGCCTCCCTGATCGCGGCGGAGACATCGAAACCGGAGCCGGCATGGCGAAGGATGATCCAGGTTCCCGTGATCCGCAATATAACATCGATGGACCTTTTGGAAAGCTTGGCCAATGTAGTGTGGGCCAGCGCGTTCATTTTGGCGTTTACACACGATATTTTGGGAAAAGGGAGCGAATGGTGGGGGTTTATCAATGCTTCCTATTGGGTCGGGGGAATCGTCGGAAGCTGGATGGCAGTGATGATTACCCCATTTTTGGAGAAGCGTGTAGGATATATGATCGGTCTGAGCGCCTTGTCGATGTCCCTTTTGACTTTTTTCTTTGCGCTCAATTCCAATGCCGTCTTGGCGCTCGTAATTTGCATGTTCATGGGGCCCCTTTATCAGGTCAGGGAAATATGCCAGGAAACCGTCTTGCAGGACGTGATCTCCCCGCAGGAAAGAGCCAATGTCATGGCGGCAAGAAATGCGGTGTTGACTCCCTGGTCGGCAATGACTCACCTGATGATGGGCTGGTTGGCGGATCGGATGGATATTCAGTCCGCATACATACTCGCTGCGATATTGTACGGGCTTACATTTTTGTTCGTCGCATTTCAGCCGCAGCTGAAAAATTATCAATATGATGTGGGGGAAAGAAAAACCGTCTGA
- the floA gene encoding flotillin-like protein FloA (flotillin-like protein involved in membrane lipid rafts), translating to MEAAGLLTVIILVVVAIVFLAVLFSFVPVMLWISAMASGVYVGLTTLVGMRLRRIAPARIINPLIKARKAGLDVTIEQLETHYLAGGNVDRVVDALIAAQRANIDLVFSRAAAIDLAGRDVLEAVQMSVNPKVIETPMVSAVAKDGIEVKVRARVTVRANIDRLVGGAGEETIIARVGEGIVTTNGSADSHKDVLENPDMISQTVLDKGLDAGTAFEILSIDIADVDVGKNIGAELQTDQAEADKRIAQAKAEERRAMAVAKEQEMRARVEEMRAKVVEAEAQVPLALAEALRSGKMGVMDYYQLQNLLADTDMRKSIGELTKDEDADQ from the coding sequence ATGGAAGCAGCAGGTTTGCTGACGGTGATCATCCTCGTGGTCGTAGCCATCGTCTTTCTTGCTGTTCTGTTTTCGTTTGTTCCCGTTATGCTGTGGATCAGCGCGATGGCTTCCGGCGTCTATGTCGGTCTGACCACCCTTGTGGGGATGCGCCTGAGACGGATTGCTCCGGCGCGGATCATCAACCCCCTGATCAAGGCGCGCAAGGCGGGATTGGACGTCACCATCGAACAGCTGGAAACCCACTACCTGGCGGGTGGGAACGTCGATCGGGTTGTGGACGCGCTGATCGCCGCCCAGCGGGCGAACATCGATCTCGTGTTCTCCCGGGCAGCGGCGATCGATCTGGCCGGACGGGATGTGCTGGAAGCGGTGCAGATGAGCGTGAACCCGAAGGTGATTGAAACGCCGATGGTTTCCGCAGTGGCCAAGGACGGAATTGAAGTGAAGGTCCGGGCCCGGGTGACCGTGCGGGCCAACATCGACCGCCTGGTCGGTGGTGCCGGGGAGGAAACGATCATCGCCCGGGTGGGTGAGGGGATCGTTACCACCAACGGTTCCGCCGACAGCCACAAGGATGTGCTGGAAAACCCGGACATGATCTCCCAAACGGTCTTGGACAAAGGGCTGGATGCAGGGACCGCCTTTGAAATCCTGTCCATCGACATCGCCGACGTGGACGTGGGGAAAAACATCGGGGCGGAACTGCAGACCGACCAAGCCGAGGCGGATAAGCGGATCGCCCAGGCCAAGGCCGAGGAGCGGCGGGCGATGGCCGTCGCCAAGGAGCAGGAGATGCGCGCCCGCGTGGAGGAGATGCGCGCCAAGGTGGTGGAGGCGGAAGCCCAAGTGCCTCTGGCCCTTGCCGAAGCCCTTCGTTCGGGCAAAATGGGTGTGATGGATTATTATCAGTTGCAAAACCTGCTGGCGGATACCGATATGAGGAAATCGATCGGGGAATTGACGAAAGACGAGGATGCCGACCAATGA
- a CDS encoding NfeD family protein: MKRVAFLLIGAALLLMCWPVWSSAAPPAAGKAVYWIPVEQEVERGLSTFLERALTEAEEAKAEAVVLEIDTLGGEVTAALEIGKLIRRSSVPVIAYIRGEAISAGAYITLNADKILMSPGSAMGAAEPRTFYGEVADPKTVAFWASNMRAAAEQGGRNGDIAAAMVDRNVEIKGLKKKGELLSLSADQAVEWDMADRIVPSENEVLPAIGLGDAEVIEVELTPAEKFARWVTSPYVVPILLLLGLGGIALELLTPGFGVPGAVGLLSFGLYFFGHYLAGLAGMETVLLFVAGLILMVVELFVPGWGIFGILGLISLGSAVVLAAYDPAFGIVSLLVALAITLVGVWIAVKVFGMKGVWAKMILKESQKNESGYTSSRDWKDLVGKKGMTLTPLRPAGWVEVDGEKYDVVSEGGMIPAKTAVKVIHVEGSRIVVRRIDTTEEKTSEEEM, translated from the coding sequence GTGAAGCGGGTTGCTTTTCTTTTGATCGGAGCGGCACTCCTTCTGATGTGCTGGCCGGTTTGGTCTTCGGCGGCGCCCCCGGCCGCCGGCAAAGCGGTTTACTGGATCCCGGTGGAACAGGAAGTGGAGCGGGGGTTGTCCACCTTCCTCGAACGGGCGTTGACCGAAGCGGAAGAGGCCAAGGCCGAGGCCGTCGTGCTGGAAATCGACACCCTGGGCGGAGAGGTGACGGCAGCCCTGGAAATCGGAAAGCTGATCCGACGTTCGTCGGTTCCGGTGATCGCCTACATCCGGGGAGAGGCCATTTCCGCGGGGGCCTACATCACCCTCAACGCGGATAAGATTCTGATGTCGCCGGGAAGCGCCATGGGCGCCGCTGAGCCCCGCACGTTTTACGGTGAGGTCGCCGATCCGAAAACGGTTGCCTTCTGGGCTTCCAACATGCGTGCCGCCGCTGAACAGGGAGGGCGGAACGGCGATATTGCCGCCGCCATGGTGGATCGCAACGTGGAAATCAAAGGGCTGAAAAAGAAAGGGGAACTGCTCAGCCTGTCCGCCGATCAGGCGGTCGAGTGGGACATGGCCGACCGCATCGTCCCCTCCGAAAACGAGGTGCTTCCGGCGATCGGGCTGGGGGATGCGGAAGTGATCGAGGTGGAGCTGACGCCCGCCGAGAAGTTTGCCCGCTGGGTGACCAGTCCCTATGTGGTTCCCATCCTGCTTCTGCTGGGCCTGGGCGGAATCGCCCTGGAGCTGCTCACCCCGGGCTTCGGAGTTCCGGGAGCTGTCGGACTTTTATCCTTTGGTCTTTATTTCTTCGGACACTATCTGGCCGGTCTGGCCGGAATGGAGACGGTGCTGCTCTTTGTCGCCGGGCTCATCCTGATGGTGGTCGAGTTGTTTGTTCCCGGATGGGGGATCTTCGGAATATTGGGCCTGATCTCCCTGGGAAGCGCCGTGGTGCTGGCGGCTTATGATCCCGCCTTCGGCATCGTCTCCCTGCTGGTGGCGCTCGCCATCACGCTGGTCGGGGTGTGGATTGCCGTCAAGGTCTTTGGCATGAAGGGCGTTTGGGCCAAAATGATCCTGAAGGAGTCCCAAAAAAACGAATCGGGTTATACATCCTCCAGGGACTGGAAAGACTTGGTCGGGAAGAAGGGAATGACGCTGACGCCGCTCCGGCCTGCGGGATGGGTTGAGGTGGACGGCGAGAAATACGACGTGGTCAGCGAAGGGGGCATGATTCCCGCCAAAACGGCGGTCAAAGTGATTCACGTGGAAGGATCCCGCATCGTCGTTCGTCGAATAGATACCACCGAAGAAAAAACATCCGAGGAGGAAATGTGA
- a CDS encoding GatB/YqeY domain-containing protein → MSLTQRLEQDMKTALKNKDKTKLSVIRMVRSAIKNAEIEKGRPLEEGEVLDVLSRELKQRKESLQEFEKAGRSELAEKVKAEIAVVEAYLPAPLSEEELRELARQVIGEVGASSPADMGKVMKEIIPRVKGRADGKEVNRIVRELLG, encoded by the coding sequence ATGAGCTTGACCCAGCGGCTGGAACAGGACATGAAGACCGCACTCAAGAATAAAGACAAGACGAAATTGAGCGTCATCCGCATGGTGCGATCTGCCATCAAAAATGCGGAGATCGAAAAGGGACGTCCCCTCGAGGAAGGGGAAGTATTGGACGTCCTTTCCCGGGAGTTGAAACAGCGCAAGGAATCGCTTCAAGAGTTTGAAAAGGCGGGACGGAGCGAGCTGGCGGAGAAGGTGAAGGCGGAGATCGCCGTGGTGGAAGCCTATCTGCCCGCTCCGCTGTCCGAAGAGGAGCTTCGAGAGTTGGCCCGGCAAGTGATCGGCGAGGTGGGTGCTTCATCCCCTGCGGATATGGGCAAGGTGATGAAGGAGATCATTCCCCGCGTCAAGGGACGAGCCGACGGGAAAGAGGTGAATCGGATCGTCCGCGAGTTGTTGGGCTGA
- the rpsU gene encoding 30S ribosomal protein S21, which translates to MAEVRVRKNESLDNALRRFKRSCAKDGLLAEVRRREHYQKPSVRRKKKSEAARKKRR; encoded by the coding sequence ATGGCTGAAGTTCGCGTTCGCAAAAACGAATCGCTGGACAACGCTCTCCGCCGTTTCAAGCGCTCCTGCGCCAAAGATGGGCTTTTGGCCGAGGTGCGCAGACGCGAGCATTACCAGAAGCCGAGCGTCCGCCGGAAAAAGAAATCCGAGGCCGCTCGCAAGAAACGCAGGTAA
- a CDS encoding histidine triad nucleotide-binding protein yields the protein MADCIFCGIVEGSVPSDKVYEDDSVLAFRDINPAAPVHVLIIPKKHVPSLLDAEEEPELMGKVIAAASKVAKELGLAENGFRLVNNCGKHGLQTVYHIHFHLIGGRQLSWPPG from the coding sequence GTGGCGGATTGCATCTTTTGCGGCATCGTCGAGGGGAGCGTTCCCTCCGACAAGGTGTACGAAGACGACAGCGTCCTGGCTTTTCGGGACATCAATCCCGCGGCGCCGGTTCACGTGCTGATCATCCCCAAAAAGCACGTTCCGTCCCTTCTGGATGCGGAGGAAGAGCCCGAGTTGATGGGGAAGGTTATCGCGGCGGCCTCCAAGGTGGCCAAGGAGTTGGGACTGGCGGAAAATGGGTTCCGCCTGGTGAACAATTGCGGCAAACACGGACTGCAGACCGTCTACCACATCCATTTCCACTTGATCGGCGGGCGCCAGCTTTCCTGGCCTCCCGGATGA
- a CDS encoding Na/Pi symporter encodes MKEILIPFATGLAVFLFGMQLIRIGLGILAGDRLESLLLRFTRTPTRGMLTGLLVTSLLQSSSAVTVLSIGLVDAGILTFPQTIGIILGTNVGTTVTTEILALKIEDFALPMLLVGGFMHLLPWKGFKGAGLAVAGFGCIFLGMEAMQWLSIPLKERGWIHWILERGGDPVWTGIAAGTLLTAVIQSSSAAVAMTMGFYSSGLLSLPVAVAIVLGSNVGTCVTGLIAAIGTGRSAKQVAVAHLILNVVGVLLFAPVVHWIADAARLLDSDPAAQVAHVQTLFNILCSLVALPFARPFAQLVTALVPDGVIVWRIGKGRKR; translated from the coding sequence GTGAAGGAAATATTGATACCCTTTGCAACGGGTTTGGCCGTTTTTTTGTTCGGGATGCAATTGATCCGCATCGGATTGGGAATCCTGGCCGGCGATCGCCTGGAGTCCCTTCTCCTCCGCTTCACCCGCACACCCACCCGCGGGATGCTTACCGGCCTTCTGGTCACATCCCTGCTGCAGAGCAGCAGTGCGGTAACCGTTTTATCGATCGGACTGGTGGACGCCGGGATTCTCACTTTTCCCCAAACCATTGGCATCATACTGGGCACCAATGTCGGCACGACGGTCACCACGGAAATCCTCGCCCTGAAGATCGAGGATTTCGCCCTTCCCATGCTCCTGGTCGGCGGATTCATGCATCTTCTTCCCTGGAAAGGATTCAAGGGCGCAGGCTTGGCCGTCGCCGGTTTCGGCTGCATCTTTCTCGGCATGGAAGCGATGCAATGGCTGTCCATTCCCTTGAAGGAGCGGGGATGGATTCATTGGATCCTGGAGCGGGGGGGAGATCCGGTCTGGACGGGCATCGCCGCCGGAACGCTGCTGACGGCGGTGATCCAGAGCAGCAGCGCCGCCGTCGCCATGACCATGGGCTTTTACTCCTCGGGTCTGTTGTCGCTGCCCGTCGCCGTCGCGATCGTCCTCGGCAGCAATGTGGGCACCTGTGTAACCGGCCTGATCGCCGCCATCGGAACGGGCCGGTCCGCCAAACAGGTGGCCGTCGCCCACCTGATTCTGAATGTGGTCGGCGTCCTTCTCTTCGCTCCGGTCGTCCATTGGATCGCCGACGCCGCCCGCCTGTTGGACAGCGACCCGGCCGCCCAGGTGGCCCATGTCCAAACCCTGTTCAACATCCTCTGCTCCCTGGTCGCCCTGCCCTTTGCCCGCCCCTTTGCCCAGCTCGTCACCGCCCTCGTTCCGGACGGAGTGATCGTTTGGCGAATCGGCAAAGGGCGAAAAAGATGA